The following is a genomic window from Candidatus Cloacimonadota bacterium.
AGGGACTTCGTAAAACGGTTCTTTAGAAAATCCAAACATTCCTGCCAAAATATTGTTCGGGAATGTTACAATTTGTTTGTTGAAATTTTTAACGGATTCATTATAACGTCTTCGAGCAACTGCGAGCCGGTTTTCCGTTCCTGCCAATTCATCCTGCAAGCGAATGAAGTTCGTGTTTGCCTTCAGGTCCGGATATCGCTCCACCACCATAAGTAAGCGAGATAACGCTCCGGTCAGCTGATTGTTCGCATCAATTTTCTCGGATCGGGATGAGGCATTGCCCACGCTTGCACGAGCTTTCGTAACTTTTGTAAAAACTTCTTCCTCGTGTTTTGCATAACCCT
Proteins encoded in this region:
- a CDS encoding LemA family protein, whose protein sequence is MKKGTIIIIAIIAILIIMGISRYNSFAKMKVDIDNSWAEIENQQKRRFDLIPNYVATVKGYAKHEEEVFTKVTKARASVGNASSRSEKIDANNQLTGALSRLLMVVERYPDLKANTNFIRLQDELAGTENRLAVARRRYNESVKNFNKQIVTFPNNILAGMFGFSKEPFYEVPETEKATPKVNFD